From the genome of Pseudomonas sp. TMP9, one region includes:
- a CDS encoding ShlB/FhaC/HecB family hemolysin secretion/activation protein has product MCLLVPVVALAQTPGERDLIRERQERLLQDQQRRLDDLQQLPEKAEPLPAQPVAEDQRCFVIAKINLVGATLLSPADQASLLKPYSGECLGIGQLNQLLKDLTNHYLGRGYVTTRAYLPQQDLASGTLQVTVVEGQLEGLNSSELASIRELAMSFPGTRERVLNLRELEQLVEQLNRLPSRQAQLELVPGEQVGGSRVQLQGQRSKPWRVSLARHNDGQLSTGEQQWGLGLDWDSPLGLADQLSLRAGGDTVSDSYRHSHNQSLNYSLPYGWWTFNYSYSQSYYRTESQANGFAFDQDGDSNTHALRGERVLHRDSLSKTAASIGVSHLRSNNFILGNLIDVSSQRLSEAQLGVNHGRRIGSAFVNADLGWQHGTGAFDAQRSGNPQGGQPVARYNKYSLTLSYLQPFQLWGESFSFDSLANGQRSDDVLFSPQRISVGGLSSVRGFKEQSLSGDSGAYWRNQVRWRKAVSWQPLQPFVSEYGVAFAYDMGVISGGRYNPDQHGRLSGNAIELSARGQHLAASVTFARSLERPDAIERQEHPVYFRVDLFF; this is encoded by the coding sequence ATGTGTTTGCTTGTTCCTGTTGTAGCACTGGCGCAAACGCCAGGTGAACGTGACCTTATCCGCGAACGTCAAGAACGTCTGCTGCAAGATCAGCAGCGCCGTCTGGATGATCTGCAGCAGCTGCCTGAAAAAGCCGAGCCATTGCCCGCTCAGCCGGTTGCGGAGGATCAGCGTTGTTTTGTCATCGCGAAAATCAACCTAGTTGGTGCCACGCTGCTGAGCCCGGCGGATCAGGCCTCCTTGCTCAAACCCTACAGTGGCGAGTGTCTTGGCATTGGCCAGCTTAATCAGCTGCTCAAAGACCTCACAAACCACTACCTCGGTCGTGGCTATGTCACCACGCGCGCCTATCTGCCACAGCAGGATCTCGCCAGCGGCACGCTGCAGGTCACCGTGGTCGAGGGCCAGCTGGAGGGGTTGAATAGCTCGGAGTTGGCCTCGATCCGCGAGTTGGCCATGAGTTTTCCCGGTACGCGCGAGCGTGTGCTGAACCTGCGCGAGCTGGAGCAGTTAGTCGAGCAGCTCAATCGCCTACCATCGCGTCAGGCGCAATTGGAGCTGGTGCCAGGTGAGCAAGTTGGTGGTAGTCGCGTGCAGCTGCAAGGGCAGCGCAGCAAGCCGTGGCGGGTCAGCCTGGCACGGCACAACGATGGCCAGCTGAGTACCGGTGAGCAACAGTGGGGCTTGGGGCTGGATTGGGACAGCCCGCTGGGCCTGGCCGATCAACTGAGCCTGCGTGCCGGCGGCGATACCGTCAGTGACAGCTACCGCCACTCGCACAACCAAAGCCTCAACTACAGCCTGCCGTATGGCTGGTGGACCTTCAATTACAGCTACAGCCAGAGTTACTACCGCACCGAGAGCCAAGCCAACGGTTTTGCCTTCGACCAAGATGGCGACAGCAACACCCACGCCCTGCGTGGCGAACGTGTGCTGCACCGCGACAGCTTGAGTAAAACGGCCGCCAGCATTGGCGTCAGCCACCTGCGCAGCAACAACTTTATCCTCGGCAACCTGATTGATGTCTCCAGCCAGCGCCTGTCCGAAGCGCAGTTGGGCGTTAACCATGGTCGGCGTATTGGCAGTGCTTTTGTAAACGCCGATCTCGGCTGGCAACACGGTACCGGCGCATTTGATGCGCAGCGCAGCGGTAACCCGCAAGGCGGCCAGCCGGTCGCGCGCTACAACAAATACAGCCTGACCCTGAGCTACCTGCAGCCCTTTCAGCTGTGGGGCGAGTCGTTCAGCTTCGACAGCCTGGCCAACGGCCAGCGCAGCGACGATGTGCTCTTTAGCCCGCAACGCATCAGCGTCGGCGGCTTGAGTTCGGTTCGCGGCTTCAAGGAGCAATCGCTGTCCGGCGACAGCGGCGCCTACTGGCGCAACCAAGTGCGCTGGCGTAAGGCGGTGAGCTGGCAACCGCTGCAGCCCTTTGTCAGTGAGTACGGCGTGGCTTTCGCTTACGACATGGGCGTGATCAGCGGCGGGCGTTACAACCCCGACCAGCATGGTCGCCTCTCCGGCAACGCCATCGAGCTGAGTGCTCGCGGCCAGCACCTGGCCGCATCGGTGACCTTCGCCCGTTCACTGGAACGCCCGGACGCCATCGAGCGCCAGGAGCATCCGGTGTACTTCCGGGTCGACCTGTTCTTCTGA
- a CDS encoding ABC-F family ATPase — translation MISTANITMQFGAKPLFENVSVKFGGGNRYGLIGANGCGKSTFMKILGGDLESSGGQVMLEPNVRLGKLRQDQFAYEEFSVIDTVIMGHEELWKVKAERDRIYSLAEMSEEDGMKVGELEGEFAEMDGYTAESRAGELLLGLGIGIEQHFGPMSEVSPGWKLRVLLAQALFSDPEVLLLDEPTNHLDINTIRWLENILTQRNSTMIIISHDRHFLNSVCTHMADLDYGELRLFPGNYDEYMTAATQSREQLLSDNAKKKAQINELQSFVSRFSANASKSKQASSRAKQIDKIQLAEVKPSSRISPFIRFEQNKKLHRQAVMIDKMAKGFDGKALFKNFSFQVEAGERVAIIGPNGIGKTTLLRTLVGELTPDAGSVKWTDSAELGYYAQDHADDFADDISLFDWIGQWTTGEQVIRGTLGRMLFSNDDILKSVKVISGGEQGRMLFGKLILQKPNVLIMDEPTNHLDMESIEALNLALENYPGTLIFVSHDREFVGSLATRIIELSANGINDFSGTYDDYLRSQGVIV, via the coding sequence GTGATCTCCACCGCTAATATCACCATGCAATTTGGGGCTAAGCCCTTGTTCGAGAACGTTTCCGTGAAGTTTGGCGGCGGCAATCGCTATGGCCTGATCGGGGCGAACGGCTGCGGCAAGTCGACCTTTATGAAAATCCTTGGCGGCGACCTGGAATCAAGCGGTGGCCAAGTGATGCTGGAGCCGAACGTGCGCCTCGGTAAGCTGCGTCAGGACCAGTTTGCTTACGAAGAATTCAGCGTGATCGACACCGTGATCATGGGTCACGAAGAGCTGTGGAAGGTTAAAGCTGAACGTGACCGCATCTACTCGCTGGCAGAAATGAGCGAGGAAGATGGCATGAAGGTCGGTGAACTCGAAGGTGAGTTCGCGGAGATGGATGGCTACACCGCCGAATCGCGCGCGGGTGAATTGTTGCTGGGCTTGGGTATCGGCATCGAACAGCATTTCGGCCCGATGAGCGAAGTGTCGCCGGGTTGGAAACTGCGCGTATTGCTGGCCCAGGCGCTGTTCTCTGACCCAGAAGTGCTGTTGTTGGATGAGCCGACCAACCACTTGGATATCAACACCATCCGTTGGCTGGAAAATATTCTGACCCAGCGCAACAGCACCATGATCATTATTTCTCACGACCGTCACTTCCTTAATAGCGTATGCACGCACATGGCTGACCTGGACTACGGCGAGCTGCGCCTGTTCCCGGGTAACTATGACGAATACATGACCGCTGCAACCCAGTCGCGCGAGCAATTGCTGTCGGATAACGCCAAGAAGAAGGCGCAGATCAACGAGCTGCAAAGCTTTGTCAGCCGCTTCTCGGCCAACGCTTCGAAATCTAAACAGGCCTCCTCACGCGCCAAGCAAATCGACAAGATTCAGCTGGCCGAGGTCAAGCCCTCGAGCCGTATCAGCCCCTTTATTCGTTTCGAACAGAATAAGAAGCTGCACCGCCAGGCTGTGATGATCGACAAGATGGCCAAGGGTTTCGACGGCAAGGCTTTGTTCAAGAACTTCAGCTTTCAGGTTGAAGCAGGCGAGCGCGTGGCGATTATCGGCCCGAACGGTATCGGTAAAACCACCCTGCTGCGCACTCTGGTCGGTGAGCTGACTCCGGATGCTGGTAGCGTTAAATGGACCGACAGCGCCGAGCTGGGCTACTACGCCCAAGACCACGCCGACGATTTTGCAGACGATATCAGCCTGTTCGACTGGATAGGCCAGTGGACCACCGGCGAGCAGGTGATCCGCGGTACCCTCGGCCGTATGCTGTTCAGCAACGATGACATCCTCAAGTCGGTAAAAGTTATCTCCGGTGGTGAGCAAGGCCGCATGCTGTTCGGCAAGCTGATTTTGCAAAAGCCCAACGTGCTGATCATGGACGAGCCGACCAACCACTTGGACATGGAGTCCATCGAGGCGCTGAACCTGGCGCTGGAAAACTACCCGGGCACGCTGATTTTCGTCAGTCATGACCGGGAGTTTGTTGGCTCCCTGGCCACACGCATTATCGAGCTGTCGGCCAACGGCATTAATGACTTCAGCGGCACCTATGACGATTACCTACGCAGCCAAGGCGTGATCGTTTAA